A stretch of Sebastes fasciatus isolate fSebFas1 chromosome 19, fSebFas1.pri, whole genome shotgun sequence DNA encodes these proteins:
- the ak1 gene encoding adenylate kinase isoenzyme 1 isoform X1, whose translation MGNICSVYPAVCHSSTSDCRDDKIKDAKIIFVVGGPGSGKGTQCEKVVAKYGYTHLSSGDLLRAEVASGSDRGKQLQAIMQKGELVPLDTVLDMIKDAMIAKADVSKGYLIDGYPREVKQGEEFEKKIGKPCLLLYVDAKGETMVKRLMKRGETSGRADDNEETIKKRLDLYYKATEPVITFYESRGIVRKVDSELPVDEVFGQVSKAIDAL comes from the exons ATGGGGAATATCTGTAGTGTTTATCCAGCTGTATGCCATTCCTCCACATCTGACTGTCGAGATG ACAAAATTAAAGATGCCAAGATCATCTTTGTTGTGG GTGGGCCTGGCTCTGGAAAGGGCACCCAATGTGAGAAGGTAGTTGCAAAGTATGGCTACACCCACCTGTCATCTGGGGATCTGCTCCGTGCTGAGGTGGCTTCTGGCTCTGATAGGGGCAAGCAGCTCCAGGCCATCATGCAGAAGGGAGAGCTGGTGCCCCTG GACACAGTCTTAGACATGATTAAGGACGCCATGATCGCCAAGGCTGATGTCTCCAAGGGCTACCTTATTGATGGCTACCCCCGTGAGGTGAAGCAGGGCGAGGAGTTTGAGAAGAAG ATCGGCAAACCCTGCCTGCTGCTGTACGTTGACGCCAAAGGAGAGACCATGGTCAAGAGGCTGATGAAGCGCGGCGAGACCAGCGGCCGCGCTGATGACAACGAGGAGACCATCAAGAAGCGCCTGGACTTGTATTACAAAGCGACTGAGCCAGTCATCACCTTCTACGAGAGCCGCGGCATTGTCAGGAAG GTTGACTCTGAGCTGCCAGTGGATGAGGTCTTCGGCCAAGTCTCCAAAGCTATTGATGCATTGTAG
- the ak1 gene encoding adenylate kinase isoenzyme 1 isoform X2, which produces MADKIKDAKIIFVVGGPGSGKGTQCEKVVAKYGYTHLSSGDLLRAEVASGSDRGKQLQAIMQKGELVPLDTVLDMIKDAMIAKADVSKGYLIDGYPREVKQGEEFEKKIGKPCLLLYVDAKGETMVKRLMKRGETSGRADDNEETIKKRLDLYYKATEPVITFYESRGIVRKVDSELPVDEVFGQVSKAIDAL; this is translated from the exons ATGGCAG ACAAAATTAAAGATGCCAAGATCATCTTTGTTGTGG GTGGGCCTGGCTCTGGAAAGGGCACCCAATGTGAGAAGGTAGTTGCAAAGTATGGCTACACCCACCTGTCATCTGGGGATCTGCTCCGTGCTGAGGTGGCTTCTGGCTCTGATAGGGGCAAGCAGCTCCAGGCCATCATGCAGAAGGGAGAGCTGGTGCCCCTG GACACAGTCTTAGACATGATTAAGGACGCCATGATCGCCAAGGCTGATGTCTCCAAGGGCTACCTTATTGATGGCTACCCCCGTGAGGTGAAGCAGGGCGAGGAGTTTGAGAAGAAG ATCGGCAAACCCTGCCTGCTGCTGTACGTTGACGCCAAAGGAGAGACCATGGTCAAGAGGCTGATGAAGCGCGGCGAGACCAGCGGCCGCGCTGATGACAACGAGGAGACCATCAAGAAGCGCCTGGACTTGTATTACAAAGCGACTGAGCCAGTCATCACCTTCTACGAGAGCCGCGGCATTGTCAGGAAG GTTGACTCTGAGCTGCCAGTGGATGAGGTCTTCGGCCAAGTCTCCAAAGCTATTGATGCATTGTAG
- the gpsm1b gene encoding G-protein-signaling modulator 1b isoform X1: MAQSVAANGVDRDQDQDLASKRLHSRMEASCLELALEGERLCKAGDFKGGTAFFEAAVQVGTEDLKTLSAIYSQLGNAYFYLKEYGKALEYHKHDLTLARTIGDRIGEGKASGNLGNTLKVLGRFDEAVVCCQRHLDISQEQGDKVGEARALYNIGNVFHAKGKQQLWGCTQEPGDLPPDVRDTLQRATGFYEMNLCLVKELGDRAAQGRAYGNLGNTHYLLGNFVEAIKFHRQRLSIAKEFGDKAAERRAYSNLGNALIFLGQFNTATEYYRKTLQLSRQLRDQVMEAQACYSLGNTYTLLQQYERAIDYHLKHLYIAQELTDRVGEGRACWSLGNAYVSLQNHKQALHYARKHLDISKEIGDRNGELTARMNVEQLMEVLGVNESDLSPSSSEFEMQGARPKFTKRNSMDSVELWKYSSDKNGENQDLESIPRRSKSQLSQPGKRKNYPDSQSSDERPWLDSPLDTDDITVQVPPPVPKLGRDPSDEDCFFDLLSKFQSSRMDDQRCHLDDPQNGDNGEGDENSVLSLNEIIDSAITTSPQTEELFDLIASSQSRRLDDQRVNVGNLPGLRITHNNLGHLVGEGDHQEPSDDFFNMLIKCQSSRIDDQRCSPPEAGPHAPTVPDEDFFSLIQRVQAKRMDEQRVHLPSDDQDDPESPDLEPPGGFSS, translated from the exons GATGGAGGCTTCTTGCTTGGAGTTGGCTTTGGAAGGAGAGCGGCTGTGCAAGGCCGGGGACTTTAAAGGCGGGACAGCGTTTTTTGAGGCAGCCGTGCAGGTCGGCACAGAAGACCTTAAGACCCTCAGTGCCATCTACAGCCAGCTGGGCAACGCCTACTTCTACCTCAAAGAGTACGGCAAAGCCCTGGAGTACCACAAACATGACCTTACTCTGGCCAG AACAATAGGAGACAGAATCGGAGAAGGAAAAGCCAGCGGTAACCTTGGTAACACATTAAAAGTGTTGGGGCGCTTCGATGAGGCTGTTGTGTGCTGTCAAAGACACCTGGATATTTCTCAAGAGCAGGGAGACAAG GTTGGAGAGGCCAGAGCTCTGTATAACATTGGGAACGTGTTCCACGCGAAGGGCAAACAGCAGTTATGGGGTTGCACCCAGGAACCAGGGGACCTTCCTCCTGATGTCAGAGACACTCTGCAAAGGGCTACTGGCTTTTATGA GAtgaacttgtgtttggtcaaaGAACTCGGAGACCGAGCTGCCCAGGGGAGGGCCTACGGGAACCTGGGCAACACCCACTATCTGCTGGGAAACTTCGTTGAAGCTATCAAGTTCCACCGTCAG CGATTATCCATAGCCAAAGAATTTGGGGACAAAGCGGCAGAACGGCGAGCCTACAGTAACCTCGGCAATGCCCTGATATTCCTGGGCCAGTTCAACACAGCCACTGAATACTacag GAAAACTCTGCAGCTGTCCAGGCAGCTGAGGGACCAGGTGATGGAGGCTCAGGCCTGCTACAGCCTTGGAAACACCTACACTCTTTTGCAGCAGTATGAGAGGGCCATAGACTACCACCTGAAGCACCTGTACATAGCTCAGGAGCTTACTGATAG AGTTGGTGAGGGCCGTGCCTGCTGGAGTCTGGGAAACGCATACGTGTCTTTACAGAACCACAAACAAGCTCTCCACTACGCCCGAAAGCACCTGGACATCTCGAAAGAA ATCGGAGACAGAAATGGGGAACTGACAGCCAgaatgaatgtggagcagctgatGGAGGTTCTGGGGGTCAACGAGAGCGACCTTTCACCATCCAGCTCAGAGTTTGAGATGCAAG GAGCGAGACCCAAATTCACCAAGAGAAACAGCATGGACAGCGTAGAACTGTGGAAGTACTCTTCAGATAAG AACGGTGAGAACCAGGACTTGGAAAGTATACCCAGGAGATCCAAGAGTCAGCTGTCCCAGccaggcaaaagaaaaaactatcCTGACAGCCAGTCATCAGATGAGAGGCCGTGGTTGGACTCTCCTCTAgacactgatgacatcactgtgcaAGTCCCGCCTCCAGTACCA AAGCTGGGCCGTGACCCGTCCGATGAAGACTGCTTCTTTGACCTCCTCAGCAAGTTCCAGAGCAGCCGCATGGATGACCAGCGCTGCCATCTTGATGATCCGCAGAACGGAGACAACGGAGAAGGTGACGAAAACTCCGTGCTGTCCCTGAATGAGATAATAG ATTCTGCAATCACCACTTCCCCCCAGACGGAGGAGCTGTTTGATTTGATTGCCAGCTCCCAGAGCCGCCGTCTAGATGACCAGCGGGTTAATGTTGGTAACCTTCCAGGCCTGAGGATTACCCATAACAATCTGGGACACCTGGTGGGAGAGGGAGATCATCAAGAGCCCAGCGACGACTTCTTCAACATGCTCATCAAGTGCCAG TCCTCTAGGATCGACGACCAGCGGTGCTCCCCACCAGAAGCAGGCCCCCACGCCCCTACAGTGCCTGATGAAGACTTCTTCAGTCTAATCCAGAGGGTGCAGGCCAAGCGCATGGACGAGCAGCGCGTCCACCTGCCCTCGGACGACCAGGACGACCCCGAGTCCCCCGACCTGGAGCCACCCGGCGGTTTTTCCAGCTAG
- the gpsm1b gene encoding G-protein-signaling modulator 1b isoform X2, translating into MAQSVAANGVDRDQDQDLASKRLHSRMEASCLELALEGERLCKAGDFKGGTAFFEAAVQVGTEDLKTLSAIYSQLGNAYFYLKEYGKALEYHKHDLTLARTIGDRIGEGKASGNLGNTLKVLGRFDEAVVCCQRHLDISQEQGDKVGEARALYNIGNVFHAKGKQQLWGCTQEPGDLPPDVRDTLQRATGFYEMNLCLVKELGDRAAQGRAYGNLGNTHYLLGNFVEAIKFHRQRLSIAKEFGDKAAERRAYSNLGNALIFLGQFNTATEYYRKTLQLSRQLRDQVMEAQACYSLGNTYTLLQQYERAIDYHLKHLYIAQELTDRVGEGRACWSLGNAYVSLQNHKQALHYARKHLDISKEIGDRNGELTARMNVEQLMEVLGVNESDLSPSSSEFEMQGARPKFTKRNSMDSVELWKYSSDKNGENQDLESIPRRSKSQLSQPGKRKNYPDSQSSDERPWLDSPLDTDDITVQVPPPVPKLGRDPSDEDCFFDLLSKFQSSRMDDQRCHLDDPQNGDNGEDSAITTSPQTEELFDLIASSQSRRLDDQRVNVGNLPGLRITHNNLGHLVGEGDHQEPSDDFFNMLIKCQSSRIDDQRCSPPEAGPHAPTVPDEDFFSLIQRVQAKRMDEQRVHLPSDDQDDPESPDLEPPGGFSS; encoded by the exons GATGGAGGCTTCTTGCTTGGAGTTGGCTTTGGAAGGAGAGCGGCTGTGCAAGGCCGGGGACTTTAAAGGCGGGACAGCGTTTTTTGAGGCAGCCGTGCAGGTCGGCACAGAAGACCTTAAGACCCTCAGTGCCATCTACAGCCAGCTGGGCAACGCCTACTTCTACCTCAAAGAGTACGGCAAAGCCCTGGAGTACCACAAACATGACCTTACTCTGGCCAG AACAATAGGAGACAGAATCGGAGAAGGAAAAGCCAGCGGTAACCTTGGTAACACATTAAAAGTGTTGGGGCGCTTCGATGAGGCTGTTGTGTGCTGTCAAAGACACCTGGATATTTCTCAAGAGCAGGGAGACAAG GTTGGAGAGGCCAGAGCTCTGTATAACATTGGGAACGTGTTCCACGCGAAGGGCAAACAGCAGTTATGGGGTTGCACCCAGGAACCAGGGGACCTTCCTCCTGATGTCAGAGACACTCTGCAAAGGGCTACTGGCTTTTATGA GAtgaacttgtgtttggtcaaaGAACTCGGAGACCGAGCTGCCCAGGGGAGGGCCTACGGGAACCTGGGCAACACCCACTATCTGCTGGGAAACTTCGTTGAAGCTATCAAGTTCCACCGTCAG CGATTATCCATAGCCAAAGAATTTGGGGACAAAGCGGCAGAACGGCGAGCCTACAGTAACCTCGGCAATGCCCTGATATTCCTGGGCCAGTTCAACACAGCCACTGAATACTacag GAAAACTCTGCAGCTGTCCAGGCAGCTGAGGGACCAGGTGATGGAGGCTCAGGCCTGCTACAGCCTTGGAAACACCTACACTCTTTTGCAGCAGTATGAGAGGGCCATAGACTACCACCTGAAGCACCTGTACATAGCTCAGGAGCTTACTGATAG AGTTGGTGAGGGCCGTGCCTGCTGGAGTCTGGGAAACGCATACGTGTCTTTACAGAACCACAAACAAGCTCTCCACTACGCCCGAAAGCACCTGGACATCTCGAAAGAA ATCGGAGACAGAAATGGGGAACTGACAGCCAgaatgaatgtggagcagctgatGGAGGTTCTGGGGGTCAACGAGAGCGACCTTTCACCATCCAGCTCAGAGTTTGAGATGCAAG GAGCGAGACCCAAATTCACCAAGAGAAACAGCATGGACAGCGTAGAACTGTGGAAGTACTCTTCAGATAAG AACGGTGAGAACCAGGACTTGGAAAGTATACCCAGGAGATCCAAGAGTCAGCTGTCCCAGccaggcaaaagaaaaaactatcCTGACAGCCAGTCATCAGATGAGAGGCCGTGGTTGGACTCTCCTCTAgacactgatgacatcactgtgcaAGTCCCGCCTCCAGTACCA AAGCTGGGCCGTGACCCGTCCGATGAAGACTGCTTCTTTGACCTCCTCAGCAAGTTCCAGAGCAGCCGCATGGATGACCAGCGCTGCCATCTTGATGATCCGCAGAACGGAGACAACGGAGAAG ATTCTGCAATCACCACTTCCCCCCAGACGGAGGAGCTGTTTGATTTGATTGCCAGCTCCCAGAGCCGCCGTCTAGATGACCAGCGGGTTAATGTTGGTAACCTTCCAGGCCTGAGGATTACCCATAACAATCTGGGACACCTGGTGGGAGAGGGAGATCATCAAGAGCCCAGCGACGACTTCTTCAACATGCTCATCAAGTGCCAG TCCTCTAGGATCGACGACCAGCGGTGCTCCCCACCAGAAGCAGGCCCCCACGCCCCTACAGTGCCTGATGAAGACTTCTTCAGTCTAATCCAGAGGGTGCAGGCCAAGCGCATGGACGAGCAGCGCGTCCACCTGCCCTCGGACGACCAGGACGACCCCGAGTCCCCCGACCTGGAGCCACCCGGCGGTTTTTCCAGCTAG